One Papaver somniferum cultivar HN1 chromosome 10, ASM357369v1, whole genome shotgun sequence genomic window carries:
- the LOC113315787 gene encoding basic 7S globulin-like, which produces MASSLASCITQFSLLLFFFISFSNAQLPSSTSRPASIVFELDRDPLTLQYMIKINQGTPRADIKLTLDLGGKLPWLRCHKGYMSSSYRPVKCKSPQCSLASKPVSCVSCNDTKLKTTQCHNNACRIYTSNPVTQSISSGELISDVVTVKSEDVYTIDDGYIISPDMEFSKPGPIVTPRRFTFGCATASNGLRGLAKGAAGVAGIGRSSGLSLVSQFSAAFGLSRIFALELYRSSGTIYFGGGFYVTLNYMMGVIYKRCLTYTPLLINQRRREEYFIDVRSVMIHSKTVLISKKLLSINKETGVGGTKIDMRIPYTMLETSIYRAFVKVHTEWAQGMNVSRVASVAPFSACYSSSTIPWTTIGNPEPPTVELNFPKNVYWNIVKDLVWVNDGVHCLAFVDGGSNPTTSIVIGAHQMGFIEFDISRARVGFEGPRWIT; this is translated from the coding sequence ATGGCTTCTTCTCTTGCTTCTTGTATTACTCaattttcacttcttcttttcttctttatttccttCTCCAATGCTCAATTACCTTCCTCTACTTCTCGACCAGCCTCTATAGTCTTCGAGCTAGACAGAGATCCATTAACCCTTCAGTATATGATCAAAATCAACCAAGGAACTCCTCGGGCAGACATAAAACTAACCCTTGATCTCGGCGGGAAGTTACCCTGGCTCCGTTGTCATAAAGGTTACATGTCATCATCGTATCGACCAGTCAAATGCAAGTCACCCCAATGTTCTCTGGCGAGCAAACCAGTCTCATGTGTATCTTGCAATGACACCAAGCTTAAAACCACGCAGTGCCATAACAACGCATGTCGCATTTACACAAGTAACCCGGTAACTCAATCTATCAGCAGTGGTGAGCTCATTTCTGATGTTGTGACCGTTAAATCTGAGGATGTGTACACTATAGATGACGGATACATAATAAGTCCAGATATGGAGTTCTCAAAGCCAGGTCCAATTGTTACGCCTCGTCGGTTTACATTCGGCTGTGCAACTGCTAGCAATGGTCTTAGGGGACTTGCTAAAGGTGCGGCAGGAGTGGCTGGTATCGGGCGCTCATCTGGTCTTTCCCTAGTTTCACAATTTTCAGCTGCGTTCGGATTGTCTCGCATATTTGCTCTGGAACTATATAGATCTAGTGGTACCATTTATTTTGGGGGTGGATTTTATGTTACTCTTAACTATATGATGGGTGTTATTTACAAAAGATGTTTAACATACACCCCCCTCTTGATTAACCAAAGAAGGCGTGAAGAATATTTCATTGATGTAAGATCGGTCATGATTCACAGTAAAACTGTACTAATATCCAAGAAATTGTTGTCCATTAACAAGGAAACTGGAGTTGGAGGAACGAAAATCGACATGCGGATTCCCTACACTATGCTGGAGACATCAATCTACAGGGCATTTGTTAAGGTTCATACTGAATGGGCTCAAGGCATGAATGTTTCCAGGGTTGCTTCGGTTGCGCCGTTTAGTGCCTGTTATAGCTCATCCACCATACCTTGGACAACAATTGGAAATCCTGAGCCACCAACTGTTGAATTAAACTTTCCGAAGAATGTATACTGGAATATCGTCAAGGATCTGGTCTGGGTTAATGATGGCGTACATTGTTTAGCATTTGTTGATGGAGGTTCAAATCCCACGACTTCCATTGTCATTGGTGCGCATCAGATGGGTTTCATAGAGTTTGATATTTCACGAGCAAGAGTAGGCTTTGAAGGACCACGGTGGATCACCTAG
- the LOC113317155 gene encoding purple acid phosphatase 7-like isoform X1, which yields MVRIIRQSLSACRSLLRSTMKSFKGDTLMSTKSASQVPNKFDENQNVKSDTEIQKMIIGDAHQPSSTTISQAILRPQRDYVSSSYGELQRFKHPMKEDGSLSFLVVGDWGRRGSYNQCHVAHQMGRIGEKLDIDFVISTGDNFYTDGLKAVDDPAFQESFVNIYTAPSLQKQWYNVLGNHDYRGDVEAQLSPLLRQRDSRWFCLRSYVLDAEIVDFIFVDTTPFVEKYFTEPKEHTYDWRGVIPRRKYITKHLEEVDIALKETDARWKIVVGHHTLRSAGHHRDTEELAEQLIPILEENKVDLYVNGHDHCLQHITCTKRGERIEFVTSGGGSKAWKNDFIEEKEGLNFYHDGQGFVSMGLTQTVAKIVFYDVFGQVVHHFNMYKEQQLHSFG from the exons atggtgagAATAATAAGACAATCACTGAGTGCATGTAGATCTTTACTAAGATCAACTATGAAATCATTCAAAGGAGATACATTAATGTCGACTAAATCAGCTTCTCAAGTACCAAACAAATTTGATGAGAATCAAAATGTGAAATCAGATACAGAGATTCAGAAGATGATTATCGGTGATGCACATCAACCTTCTTCAACTACGATTTCTCAAGCTATTCTTCGCCCTCAAAGAGACTATG TCTCTAGTAGTTATGGTGAGCTTCAGAGATTTAAACATCCAATGAAGGAAGATGGTTCACTTAGTTTCTTGGTGGTTGGAGATTGGGGAAGAAGAGGTTCATATAACCAGTGTCATGTTGCTCATCAG ATGGGGAGGATTGGGGAAAAGCTAGACATAGATTTTGTGATCTCTACCGGGGATAACTTCTACACCGATGGATTGAAGGCTGTCGATGATCCTGCATTCCAAGAATCGTTTGTAAACATCTATACAGCTCCAAGCTTGCAAAAGCAGTGGTATAACG TTTTGGGGAACCACGACTATAGAGGTGATGTAGAAGCACAATTGTCACCTTTACTTCGGCAACGCGATAGCAGATGGTTTTGCTTAAGATCATATGTACTAGACGCAG AAATCGTGGATTTTATCTTCGTTGATACAACACCTTTTGTGGAAAAGTACTTCACTGAACCTAAAGAACATACATATGATTGGAGAGGCGTGATACCGCGAAGAAAATACATCACAAAACACCTAGAA GAAGTAGATATTGCTCTCAAAGAAACGGATGCAAGGTGGAAAATTGTAGTTGGCCATCATACATTGAGAAGTGCTGGACACCATCGTGATACCGAGGAACTTGCAGAACAACTTATTCCAATTCTTGAG GAAAATAAGGTGGATCTTTACGTTAATGGGCATGATCATTGCTTACAACACATCACCTGTACAAAAAG GGGTGAGAGAATAGAATTTGTAACAAGTGGAGGGGGTTCAAAGGCGTGGAAAAATGATTTTATCGAAGAGAAAGAAGGTTTGAATTTCTACCATGATGGTCAAGGTTTTGTTTCCATGGGACTCACACAAACTGTTGCTAAGATCGTATTTTATGATGTGTTTGGACAAGTGGTGCATCATTTTAATATGTACAAAGAACAGCAACTGCATTCGTTCGGTTAA
- the LOC113317155 gene encoding purple acid phosphatase 3-like isoform X2 has product MKEDGSLSFLVVGDWGRRGSYNQCHVAHQMGRIGEKLDIDFVISTGDNFYTDGLKAVDDPAFQESFVNIYTAPSLQKQWYNVLGNHDYRGDVEAQLSPLLRQRDSRWFCLRSYVLDAEIVDFIFVDTTPFVEKYFTEPKEHTYDWRGVIPRRKYITKHLEEVDIALKETDARWKIVVGHHTLRSAGHHRDTEELAEQLIPILEENKVDLYVNGHDHCLQHITCTKRGERIEFVTSGGGSKAWKNDFIEEKEGLNFYHDGQGFVSMGLTQTVAKIVFYDVFGQVVHHFNMYKEQQLHSFG; this is encoded by the exons ATGAAGGAAGATGGTTCACTTAGTTTCTTGGTGGTTGGAGATTGGGGAAGAAGAGGTTCATATAACCAGTGTCATGTTGCTCATCAG ATGGGGAGGATTGGGGAAAAGCTAGACATAGATTTTGTGATCTCTACCGGGGATAACTTCTACACCGATGGATTGAAGGCTGTCGATGATCCTGCATTCCAAGAATCGTTTGTAAACATCTATACAGCTCCAAGCTTGCAAAAGCAGTGGTATAACG TTTTGGGGAACCACGACTATAGAGGTGATGTAGAAGCACAATTGTCACCTTTACTTCGGCAACGCGATAGCAGATGGTTTTGCTTAAGATCATATGTACTAGACGCAG AAATCGTGGATTTTATCTTCGTTGATACAACACCTTTTGTGGAAAAGTACTTCACTGAACCTAAAGAACATACATATGATTGGAGAGGCGTGATACCGCGAAGAAAATACATCACAAAACACCTAGAA GAAGTAGATATTGCTCTCAAAGAAACGGATGCAAGGTGGAAAATTGTAGTTGGCCATCATACATTGAGAAGTGCTGGACACCATCGTGATACCGAGGAACTTGCAGAACAACTTATTCCAATTCTTGAG GAAAATAAGGTGGATCTTTACGTTAATGGGCATGATCATTGCTTACAACACATCACCTGTACAAAAAG GGGTGAGAGAATAGAATTTGTAACAAGTGGAGGGGGTTCAAAGGCGTGGAAAAATGATTTTATCGAAGAGAAAGAAGGTTTGAATTTCTACCATGATGGTCAAGGTTTTGTTTCCATGGGACTCACACAAACTGTTGCTAAGATCGTATTTTATGATGTGTTTGGACAAGTGGTGCATCATTTTAATATGTACAAAGAACAGCAACTGCATTCGTTCGGTTAA